One Spinacia oleracea cultivar Varoflay chromosome 4, BTI_SOV_V1, whole genome shotgun sequence DNA segment encodes these proteins:
- the LOC130472121 gene encoding uncharacterized protein: MAKNRGKNKFVVGSSSERENVPSGRLPKSSRGRPSERPLEKSSIGWDASEDERATSGERAVRADPWDSASSVEAVPVKVVLPELKTTSDPLKSVVVAEPPAVDQPLIEEDIIPSPLKPSAALGIEIQDITEVMEAIEADFVPGSDVPEVAGEKKESADLPFEREKSPDKEMIDLSGPEAAVPEAQKEVPSAGEEEQPEQGLTRKRRHSTLGSTSTSALDRLIHADPCSDVPLKRIPEEVREAMARYARAPILGEDPLAHVGSLVGPEAARENLLRANPQWRVPGAEERNPAMMAQYYLNEAVFWSSFASECSSVEEKQLRKYREAYARDIPILDQKAGQLLSELTELKQLYLHYSREARESAEKIGTEVGQLIFRVEEDAEKIASFAEEKKDMAAKFASELEEKDRLFQEMKSKFEAADKERKEAELRLHHFVQHRELIQQQADKVPVLRLKLREKDDYIRKLEQERVNLYTADQCREQYWNGILGARRMFAKHMPHFPWNEKVPLWMQAEDHLVECQADRDEAEAERQAALAEARAQKATSEGDTTAGGSSKDAPLGAASETPKS, translated from the exons atggcaaaAAATAGGGGCAAAAACAAGTTCGttgttggctcctctagtgagagagagaacgtgccttcggggagGTTACCGAAATCTTCGAGGGGTCGACCTTCGGAGAGGCCGTTGGAGAAGAGTTcgattggttgggatgcttccgaaGATGAACGTGCAACCTCTGGTGAGAGAGCTG ttcgagctgatccgtgggattccgcCTCTTCTGTTGAAGCTGTTCCTGTGAAGGTTGTGCTTCCTGAGTTGAAGACGActtcggatccg ttaaagagtgtggtggttgctgaaCCGCCGGCCGTGGATCAGCCGCTgatcgaggaagatatcatccCTTCTCCCCTTAAACCATCTGCTGCTTTGGGGATCgaaatccaggatatcaccgaggtgatggaggcgattgaagccgattTTGTTCCTGGTTCGGATGTCCCTGAGGTAGCTGGGGAGAAGAAGGAGTCTGCTGATCTTCCCTTCGAGAGGGAGAAGAGTCCAGACAAGGAGATGATAGATCTCTCGGGCCCCGAAGCTGCGGTCCCCGAGGCTCAGAAGGAGGTTCCCTCTGCTggagaggaggagcagcccgagcaaggtttgacgaggaagaggcgccactcaactttgggttctacttctacctcggccctggataggctgatccatgctgatccctgttcggatgttccgctaaaacggatccccgaagaagtaagggaggcgatggctcgatatgccagggctccgattttgggagaggaccctttggctcacgtgggatccttggtgggccccgaggctgctcgggagaatctgcttcgtgctaacccgcagtggagggttcctggggccgaagagaggaatccggcaatgatggcccagtactatctgaacgag gctgttttctggtcttcgttcgcttccgagtgtagctcggttgaggagaaacaactgaggaaatatcgtgaggcttatgctcgtgatattcccattttggaccagaaggctgggcaactcctctccgagcttacggaactcaagcagctgtaccttcactatagtcgcgaggctagagagtctgctgagaagatcgggaccgaggttggccagctcatcttccgagttgaagaggatgctgagaagatcgcttcctttgctgaggagaagaaggatatggccgctaagttcgctagcgaacttgaGGAAAAAGATAGACTCTTCCAGGAGATGAAGTCTAAATTTGAAGCGGCCGACAAGGAGCGTAAAGAGGCGGAGTTAAGGCTCCACCATTTTGTCCAGCATCGGGAGCTGATCCAGCAGCAAGCTGATAAGGTGCCTGTCCTTCGGCTGAAGCTTCGGGAAAAAGATGACTATATTCGGAAGCTGGAGCAGGAGCGAGTcaacctctacactgctgatcagtgtagagagcagtactggaacggcatcctgggtgctcggcgcatgtttgcgaagcacatgcctcacttcccttggaacgagaaagttcctctatggatgcaggccgaggaccacttggtggaatgccaagctgatcgagatgaagctgaagctgaacgccaagctgctcttgcagaggctcgggcccagaaggcaacttccgaaggtgataccactgctgggggttcttcgaaggatgctcccctaggggccgcttctgagactcccaagagttag
- the LOC110803086 gene encoding glucose-1-phosphate adenylyltransferase large subunit 1, with product MDSYCATLGAKPHLTRTGKRDGKSGFLGEKIKGSLNNNVLVNQLSKSLKIDQKPRKIELGVAFSVLTSNNVTETLIREAPIIERQRADPKNVASIILGGGAGAQLFPLTSRTATPAVNVGGCYRLIDIPMSNCINSGINKVFILTQFNSASLNRHIYRTYHGNGINFGDGFVEVLAATQTQGETGKNWFQGTADAVRQFIWLFEDARNKNIENVLILSGDQLYRMDYMDLVQNHIDRNSDITVSCVPVGESRASDYGLMKIDSRGRVVQFSEKPKGDDLESMKVDTQILGLSQKDASSNPYIASMGVYVFKTDVLLKLLTQSYPRSNDFGSEILPSAVKDHNIQAYLFRDYWEDIGTLKSFFDANLALAKESPNFEFYNPKTPIYTSPRFLPPTKMDKCKIKDAIISHGCFLRECTVEHSIVGERSRLDTGVELKDTLMMGADYYQTESEIASLLAEGKVPIGIGQDTKIRNCIIDKNAKIGKNVIITNKDGVVEADRPEQGFYIRSGITVIVEKATIEDGTVI from the exons ATGGATTCTTATTGTGCAACACTTGGAGCAAAACCCCATTTGACAAGAACTGGGAAAAGAGATGGGAAAAGTGGTTTTTTAGGAGAGAAAATTAAAGGAAGTTTGAACAACAATGTGTTGGTTAATCAGTTGTCAAAAAGCTTGAAGATTGATCAAAAACCCAGAAAGATTGAACTTGGGGTTGCTTTCTCTGTTTTGACATCAAACAATGTCACTGAAACCCTT ATTAGAGAGGCACCAATTATCGAAAGACAACGAGCTGATCCGAAAAATGTGGCATCAATTATATTGGGAGGAGGTGCAGGAGCTCAACTATTTCCTCTTACCAGCAGAACAGCAACACCTGCT GTTAATGTTGGAGGATGCTACAGGCTTATTGATATTCCAATGAGTAACTGCATCAACAGTGGTATAAACAAAGTATTCATATTAACTCAGTTCAATTCTGCTTCACTAAATCGCCACATATACCGCACTTATCATGGAAACGGTATCAACTTTGGAGACGGATTTGTGGAG GTTTTGGCAGCTACACAAACACAAGGAGAAACCGGAAAGAACTGGTTTCAAGGAACAGCTGATGCTGTTAGACAATTTATATGGCTGTTTGAG GATGCGAGGAATAAGAATATCGAGAATGTTCTGATATTGTCTGGTGATCAGCTCTATAGAATGGATTATATGGATCTTGTGCAG AATCACATTGACAGAAACTCCGATATCACAGTTTCTTGTGTTCCTGTGGGTGAGAG TCGTGCATCGGATTATGGATTGATGAAGATAGACAGCAGAGGCCGAGTTGTCCAGTTTAGTGAAAAACCCAAGGGGGATGACTTGGAATCTATG AAAGTGGACACCCAAATCCTCGGATTATCTCAAAAAGATGCATCAAGTAACCCGTACATTGCATCCATGGGAGTTTATGTGTTTAAGACAGATGTTCTACTTAAACTTCTGACACAGTCATACCCAAGATCCAATGACTTTGGGTCTGAAATTCTTCCTTCTGCTGTGAAGGATCATAATATTCAG GCGTATCTATTCAGAGACTACTGGGAAGATATTGGAACCCTGAAGTCTTTCTTTGATGCTAATTTGGCCCTTGCTAAAGAG tCGCCAAACTTTGAATTTTATAACCCAAAGACGCCCATCTACACATCCCCTCGGTTCCTACCACCTACAAAAATGGACAAATGCAAG ATCAAGGATGCTATCATTTCACATGGATGCTTCCTGCGAGAATGTACAGTTGAACACTCTATCGTGGGAGAGAGGTCACGTCTGGACACCGGTGTAGAGCTTAAG GACACCTTGATGATGGGTGCAGACTACTATCAAACTGAATCTGAGATCGCATCTCTTTTGGCAGAGGGTAAGGTACCCATTGGGATCGGACAGGACACAAAAATCAG AAACTGTATCATTGACAAGAATGCCAAGATAGGAAAAAATGTGATCATCACCAACAAAGAT GGTGTCGTGGAAGCTGATCGACCAGAGCAAGGATTCTATATTCGATCAGGAATCACCGTCATAGTAGAGAAGGCAACTATAGAAGATGGCACCGTCATATAA
- the LOC110803072 gene encoding pentatricopeptide repeat-containing protein At2g01860-like yields the protein MDSTFLRSKLHHPLLGMLFFTQGVYHNLIVDKKHVNLSRVVKVNCNSAVHLRKPPKYLRYPRRTKLPPDFGVDTFIKPRNEVKDHSEMDVQIDWSSDDQVTRVDFSDDETEAEDGHDVWEADEIEAISSLFQGRIHQKPGKLNRERPLPLPLPHQIRPLKLPTTKKHVRISSPAALSRLSLTKQIYKDPVFLLKLAREIRSLPAEENVSLVLNKWGRYLRKGSLSLTIKELGHMGLPDRALLTFCWAQKQTHLFPDDRILATTVEILARTHDLKLPFDLEKFVNLSSRGVLEAIARGFIKGGSLNLALKFLSAARRGKRLLDSSIYVKLLLELGKNPDKEEFVLPLLEELGERDSLNVSLQDCTAIMKVCVRLGNFDFVESLFDWFQQNRNQPSVVMYTTVIYSRLSDNKYREALALVWEMERLNYVLDMPAYRVVIKLFVALNDLPRAVRYFSKIKEAGFSPTYDIYRDMISIYLLSERLAKCKEVCKEVELAGYKLDANLKSYLLQRER from the coding sequence ATGGATTCGACTTTTCTGAGGTCTAAATTACATCATCCCCTACTCGGCATGCTATTTTTCACACAAGGTGTATATCATAACTTAATTGTGGACAAAAAGCATGTCAACTTGTCCAGGGTTGTTAAGGTGAATTGTAATTCAGCGGTTCACCTCAGAAAACCTCCTAAATATCTACGCTATCCACGCCGCACGAAGCTTCCTCCTGATTTTGGGGTTGATACATTCATAAAACCAAGGAACGAGGTCAAAGACCACTCTGAAATGGATGTGCAAATTGACTGGAGTTCTGATGATCAAGTTACAAGAGTTGATTTCAGTGATGATGAAACCGAAGCTGAAGATGGGCATGATGTTTGGGAAGCTGATGAAATCGAGGCAATATCATCTCTATTTCAAGGAAGAATACATCAAAAACCTGGGAAGTTGAATAGGGAAAGGCCACTTCCACTTCCTCTTCCACATCAGATTCGACCATTAAAACTCCCGACGACAAAGAAGCATGTTAGAATTTCTTCACCTGCAGCACTCTCAAGATTATCACTAACCAAGCAAATCTACAAGGACCCAGTTTTCTTACTCAAGTTGGCTAGAGAAATTAGAAGCCTTCCTGCAGAGGAAAATGTATCACTTGTACTCAACAAATGGGGTAGATATCTACGCAAGGGGTCCTTGTCTTTGACCATCAAGGAACTGGGTCACATGGGTCTTCCTGATAGAGCATTGTTGACATTCTGTTGGGCGCAGAAACAAACCCACCTTTTCCCGGATGATCGCATTCTGGCAACTACTGTGGAAATTTTGGCTAGGACCCATGACTTAAAATTACCCTTCGACCTGGAGAAGTTCGTTAATTTGTCTAGTCGGGGTGTTCTAGAGGCAATTGCTAGGGGTTTTATTAAAGGAGGAAGCTTGAATCTAGCGTTGAAGTTTCTATCTGCAGCTAGGCGTGGTAAACGGTTGTTGGACTCCAGCATCTATGTCAAGTTATTATTAGAGTTGGGGAAAAATCCTGATAAAGAGGAATTTGTTTTACCCTTACTGGAAGAGCTTGGGGAGCGAGACAGTCTGAACGTAAGCTTGCAGGATTGCACTGCCATAATGAAAGTTTGTGTTAGGCTTGGGAACTTTGATTTCGTGGAGTCCTTGTTTGACTGGTTTCAACAGAATAGAAATCAGCCAAGTGTTGTTATGTATACTACTGTGATTTATAGTCGCTTATCGGATAACAAGTATAGGGAGGCGTTGGCTTTGGTTTGGGAAATGGAACGCTTAAATTATGTCCTAGACATGCCAGCATATAGGGTGGTGATTAAGCTATTTGTTGCTCTCAATGACCTCCCGAGGGCAGTGCGATATTTTTCAAAGATTAAGGAGGCAGGTTTTTCTCCAACATATGATATTTACAGGGACATGATCAGTATATATCTGCTTTCTGAAAGGTTGGCTAAGTGCAAGGAAGTGTGCAAGGAGGTAGAGTTGGCAGGATACAAATTGGATGCTAACTTGAAGTCCTATTTGCTGCAACGGGAGAGATAA
- the LOC110803067 gene encoding uncharacterized protein isoform X1, with amino-acid sequence MSDHDARPSHDEDVTSMVSSQAYQPTLMSRWINNSSKPESTVDNSSFKSFNKGHVDTRGFLMQSGFKTEDSLQSGKGVSKSAAEMNTGGCVNPDLTKKLGEFKTKFGNLSFPTLTLGQYKETASTIGTEIDHELGNNSMALALVGKEDTSRDFNSRSNKQQVMSHCTYNNSDVSKPVVVFGRHFSNDNFTCFNQDRCKFQNSSSVLFHEKKMESDFCHESGPNGGVNLQHGKKNFQSFFLKQPSQNVPGQSVDGVPCSFRNVETMRICTMVDSMENSPGDPPKISQRAHHILFTKETCVNLSKGHHQVIIEPTSARQEEKSFGGPFSMFTNVVPRSRGVKIQPLWTSTDDSEEKENTGNPSICKTSSRNEASAETDGLQVEAPKKRHILFGMESSPFTEDDTMDESSPPAACDSSTEKARSKRPITEIPDINEELPGLQPAVSSTDGKDPSTSRVCSLNAKHLFSSHEQTSRSEYNAQQEHSPGADSSNRWIKRLKVSSSDSFGIDTKSSDIGEGSSHEKFNTFFNRITKCDKESFDSKLHKQNGPAHMAIDQNAESLRNGESSSSLGLTKRNQSSMLGCSWIQRWCQNCTAPPRSNPEPLVICEPRHLKTGQDELVKKEFPSIAAMALMGKAMNGFRSCEFKKRGSIVVWNTKE; translated from the exons ATGTCTGATCATGATGCAAGGCCTTCTCATGATGAGGATGTAACATCTATGGTATCCTCTCAAGCTTATCAGCCGACCTTGATGTCTCGGTGGATTAATAATAGTTCTAAGCCAGAATCTACAGTTGACAATTCTTCATTCAAGAGTTTCAATAAAGGACATGTTGATACAAGAGGTTTCCTGATGCAGAGTGGGTTTAAGACAGAAGATAGTCTTCAATCTGGGAAAGGAGTAAGTAAAAGTGCTGCAGAAATGAATACCGGGGGATGTGTTAATCCGGATTTGACTAAGAAACTGGGGGAATTTAAGACTAAATTCGGTAATTTATCTTTTCCTACTCTGACCCTTGGCCAATACAAAGAGACTGCTTCCACAATCGGAACAGAAATTGATCATGAGTTAGGCAACAACTCTATGGCTCTAGCCTTAGTTGGTAAAGAGGATACTTCAAGGGATTTCAATTCGAGGAGTAACAAGCAACAAGTCATGTCTCATTGTACATATAACAATTCTGATGTATCAAAGCCAGTTGTGGTATTTGGAAGACACTTTTCGAATGATAATTTCACGTGCTTTAATCAGGATCGTTGCAAGTTTCAAAATTCATCTTCAGTCCTGTTTCATGAGAAGAAGATGGAAAGTGACTTTTGTCATGAATCCGGACCGAATGGTGGAGTAAATCTGCAACATGGGAAAAAGAATTTCCAGTCCTTTTTCCTCAAGCAGCCGTCACAAAATGTTCCAGGCCAATCTGTCGATGGAGTCCCATGTTCTTTCCGGAATGTGGAAACTATGAGGATATGTACAATGGTTGATTCTATGGAGAATTCACCTGGAGATCCTCCCAAAATTTCTCAGAGGGCCCACCACATTTTATTCACCAAAGAAACTTGTGTTAATTTGTCAAAAGGACATCATCAGGTGATCATAGAACCAACTTCAGCTCGTCAAGAAGAGAAGTCATTTGGTGGACCTTTTAGCATGTTTACTAATGTTGTCCCTCGTTCAAGAGGAGTGAAGATCCAACCTCTGTGGACCTCCACTGATGATAGTGAAGAAAAGGAAAATACAGGAAATCCATCCATCTGTAAAACAAGTTCAAGGAATGAAGCGTCTGCTGAAACTGATGGACTGCAAGTCGAAGCTCCAAAGAAGCGGCATATTTTATTTG GTATGGAATCGTCCCCATTTACTGAG GATGATACAATGGATGAAAGTAGCCCACCAGCTGCCTGTGATTCAAGCACAGAAAAAGCTAGAAGCAAAAGACCTATAACAGAGATACCTGATATAAATGAAGAGCTACCTGGGCTCCAACCTGCAGTAAGCTCAACAGATGGGAAAGATCCAAGTACCTCAAGAGTCTGTAGTTTGAATGCCAAACATCTCTTTTCATCTCATGAACAGACCTCAAGGTCTGAGTACAATGCCCAGCAAGAACATTCTCCTGGCGCAGACTCTAGTAACAGATGGATTAAGCGTCTGAAGGTAAGTTCTTCAGATTCATTTGGGATTGATACCAAGAGTTCAGATATAGGAGAAGGCTCATCACATGAGAAATTTAATACATTCTTCAACAGAATAACGAAATGCGATAAAGAAAGCTTTGATTCCAAGTTACACAAACAAAATGGTCCTGCACATATGGCAATAGATCAAAATGCAGAGTCACTGAGAAATGGTGAATCCTCCTCGTCACTGGGTTTGACAAAGAGAAACCAAAGCTCAATGCTAGGTTGTTCTTGGATTCAGAGGTGGTGTCAAAACTGTACGGCTCCCCCACGAAGTAATCCTGAGCCATTGGTGATATGTGAACCCCGTCATTTAAAGACTGGGCAGGATGAGCTTGTAAAGAAAGAGTTCCCAAGTATTGCTGCCATGGCGCTGATGGGTAAGGCCATGAATGGATTTCGTTCATGCGAATTCAAGAAAAGAGGGTCCATCGTAGTTTGGAATACCAAGGAGTAG
- the LOC110803067 gene encoding uncharacterized protein isoform X2, whose protein sequence is MSDHDARPSHDEDVTSMVSSQAYQPTLMSRWINNSSKPESTVDNSSFKSFNKGHVDTRGFLMQSGFKTEDSLQSGKGVSKSAAEMNTGGCVNPDLTKKLGEFKTKFGNLSFPTLTLGQYKETASTIGTEIDHELGNNSMALALVGKEDTSRDFNSRSNKQQVMSHCTYNNSDVSKPVVVFGRHFSNDNFTCFNQDRCKFQNSSSVLFHEKKMESDFCHESGPNGGVNLQHGKKNFQSFFLKQPSQNVPGQSVDGVPCSFRNVETMRICTMVDSMENSPGDPPKISQRAHHILFTKETCVNLSKGHHQVIIEPTSARQEEKSFGGPFSMFTNVVPRSRGVKIQPLWTSTDDSEEKENTGNPSICKTSSRNEASAETDGLQVEAPKKRHILFGMESSPFTEDDTMDESSPPAACDSSTEKARSKRPITEIPDINEELPGLQPAVSSTDGKDPSTSRVCSLNAKHLFSSHEQTSRSEYNAQQEHSPGADSSNRWIKRLKNNEMR, encoded by the exons ATGTCTGATCATGATGCAAGGCCTTCTCATGATGAGGATGTAACATCTATGGTATCCTCTCAAGCTTATCAGCCGACCTTGATGTCTCGGTGGATTAATAATAGTTCTAAGCCAGAATCTACAGTTGACAATTCTTCATTCAAGAGTTTCAATAAAGGACATGTTGATACAAGAGGTTTCCTGATGCAGAGTGGGTTTAAGACAGAAGATAGTCTTCAATCTGGGAAAGGAGTAAGTAAAAGTGCTGCAGAAATGAATACCGGGGGATGTGTTAATCCGGATTTGACTAAGAAACTGGGGGAATTTAAGACTAAATTCGGTAATTTATCTTTTCCTACTCTGACCCTTGGCCAATACAAAGAGACTGCTTCCACAATCGGAACAGAAATTGATCATGAGTTAGGCAACAACTCTATGGCTCTAGCCTTAGTTGGTAAAGAGGATACTTCAAGGGATTTCAATTCGAGGAGTAACAAGCAACAAGTCATGTCTCATTGTACATATAACAATTCTGATGTATCAAAGCCAGTTGTGGTATTTGGAAGACACTTTTCGAATGATAATTTCACGTGCTTTAATCAGGATCGTTGCAAGTTTCAAAATTCATCTTCAGTCCTGTTTCATGAGAAGAAGATGGAAAGTGACTTTTGTCATGAATCCGGACCGAATGGTGGAGTAAATCTGCAACATGGGAAAAAGAATTTCCAGTCCTTTTTCCTCAAGCAGCCGTCACAAAATGTTCCAGGCCAATCTGTCGATGGAGTCCCATGTTCTTTCCGGAATGTGGAAACTATGAGGATATGTACAATGGTTGATTCTATGGAGAATTCACCTGGAGATCCTCCCAAAATTTCTCAGAGGGCCCACCACATTTTATTCACCAAAGAAACTTGTGTTAATTTGTCAAAAGGACATCATCAGGTGATCATAGAACCAACTTCAGCTCGTCAAGAAGAGAAGTCATTTGGTGGACCTTTTAGCATGTTTACTAATGTTGTCCCTCGTTCAAGAGGAGTGAAGATCCAACCTCTGTGGACCTCCACTGATGATAGTGAAGAAAAGGAAAATACAGGAAATCCATCCATCTGTAAAACAAGTTCAAGGAATGAAGCGTCTGCTGAAACTGATGGACTGCAAGTCGAAGCTCCAAAGAAGCGGCATATTTTATTTG GTATGGAATCGTCCCCATTTACTGAG GATGATACAATGGATGAAAGTAGCCCACCAGCTGCCTGTGATTCAAGCACAGAAAAAGCTAGAAGCAAAAGACCTATAACAGAGATACCTGATATAAATGAAGAGCTACCTGGGCTCCAACCTGCAGTAAGCTCAACAGATGGGAAAGATCCAAGTACCTCAAGAGTCTGTAGTTTGAATGCCAAACATCTCTTTTCATCTCATGAACAGACCTCAAGGTCTGAGTACAATGCCCAGCAAGAACATTCTCCTGGCGCAGACTCTAGTAACAGATGGATTAAGCGTCTGAAG AATAACGAAATGCGATAA